A genomic region of Saimiri boliviensis isolate mSaiBol1 chromosome 20, mSaiBol1.pri, whole genome shotgun sequence contains the following coding sequences:
- the UBTD2 gene encoding ubiquitin domain-containing protein 2 isoform X2, whose product MGGCVGAQHDSSGSLNENSEGTGVALGRNQPLKKEKPKWKSDYPMTDGQLRSKRDEFWDTAPAFEGRKEIWDALKAAALAFESNDHELAQAIIDGANITLPHGALTECYDELGNRYQLPVYCLAPPINMIEEKSDIETLDIPEPPPNSGYECQLRLRLSTGKDLKLVVRSTDTVFHMKRRLHAAEGVEPVSQRWFFSGRPLTDKMKFEELKIPKDYVVQVIVSQPVQNPTPVEN is encoded by the exons ttgcTCTAGGTCGTAACCAGCCTTTGAAAAAGGAGAAACCAAAATGGAAAAGCGATTATCCTATGACAGATGGCCAACTGCGCAGCAAGAGGGATGAATTCTGGGATACCGCACCAGCTTTTGAAGGCCGAAAAGAGATTTGGGATGCCTTGAAGGCTGCTGCACTTGCTTTTGAGAGCAATGATCATGAACTGGCACAAGCAATCATCGATGGTGCAAACATAACATTACCACATG GTGCACTTACAGAGTGCTATGATGAACTGGGGAACAGATACCAGCTTCCAGTCTATTGCTTGGCACCGCCAATCAACATGATAGAGGAAAAGAGTGACATAGAGACTCTGGATATTCCTGAGCCACCACCCAATTCTGGATATGAATGTCAGCTTCGTTTGCGCCTTTCCACAGGCAAAGACCTCAAACTTGTGGTTCGCAGCACAGACACGGTATTCCACATGAAGAGACGGTTGCATGCAGCAGAGGGAGTGGAACCAGTTAGTCAGCGGTGGTTCTTCTCTGGCAGACCTCTCACCGACAAAATGAAGTTCGAAGAGCTGAAGATCCCAAAGGACTACGTTGTACAGGTGATAGTGAGCCAACCTGTGCAAAACCCAACACCAGTGGAGAACTGA
- the UBTD2 gene encoding ubiquitin domain-containing protein 2 isoform X3, which translates to MTDGQLRSKRDEFWDTAPAFEGRKEIWDALKAAALAFESNDHELAQAIIDGANITLPHGALTECYDELGNRYQLPVYCLAPPINMIEEKSDIETLDIPEPPPNSGYECQLRLRLSTGKDLKLVVRSTDTVFHMKRRLHAAEGVEPVSQRWFFSGRPLTDKMKFEELKIPKDYVVQVIVSQPVQNPTPVEN; encoded by the exons ATGACAGATGGCCAACTGCGCAGCAAGAGGGATGAATTCTGGGATACCGCACCAGCTTTTGAAGGCCGAAAAGAGATTTGGGATGCCTTGAAGGCTGCTGCACTTGCTTTTGAGAGCAATGATCATGAACTGGCACAAGCAATCATCGATGGTGCAAACATAACATTACCACATG GTGCACTTACAGAGTGCTATGATGAACTGGGGAACAGATACCAGCTTCCAGTCTATTGCTTGGCACCGCCAATCAACATGATAGAGGAAAAGAGTGACATAGAGACTCTGGATATTCCTGAGCCACCACCCAATTCTGGATATGAATGTCAGCTTCGTTTGCGCCTTTCCACAGGCAAAGACCTCAAACTTGTGGTTCGCAGCACAGACACGGTATTCCACATGAAGAGACGGTTGCATGCAGCAGAGGGAGTGGAACCAGTTAGTCAGCGGTGGTTCTTCTCTGGCAGACCTCTCACCGACAAAATGAAGTTCGAAGAGCTGAAGATCCCAAAGGACTACGTTGTACAGGTGATAGTGAGCCAACCTGTGCAAAACCCAACACCAGTGGAGAACTGA